From Desulfosalsimonas propionicica:
CGGTGCCCGCCAGAATATCGCGTGGATTATATGTTGTCATCATGGATCCGGGGTGGTTTTGCCCCTTCCGTGATTTTTGCGAATATGGGCGCCTGCGGACTGCCGCTTACAGGTCTGATGTGCCCACGTACGGAAGCAGGGCGATTTTGCGGGCCCGCTTGATGGCAGTGGCCAAATGCCGCTGATGCTTGGCGCATGTTCCGGAAATCCGGCGGGGGATGATTTTGCCCCGCTCAGTGATAAAATATTTGAGCATTCCCGGATCTTTATAATCGATTGCCAGTTTGCTGTCAGCACAGAAACGGCAGACTTTGCGGCGATGGAAAAATCGTCTTTTGTTCATTACAGCCATTGGATCTACTCCTTTTCTTCTGCTGCCGGCTCGGCCTGCTCTTCAGGTACGGCAGCCGCCTGGGGGGTTTGGGTGGCTTCGGCTTCGGACGTATCGGTTTCGGCCGGACTTTCAGCAGCGGCCTGCTGCGGCTCTTTTGCTGCCTTCAGGCTTTCTGCATCCACGTTTTCTTCCAGCCGGATGGTCATAAAACGCAGCACCCGCTGGTCGTGTACCAGCGTGCGCTCCATGGCGCTGACAACCTCGCCGTTGCCGCAGAAATCGATGCGCACATACTGGCCCTGCCGTTTTTTCCCGATTTCATAGGCCAGCTTGCGCGTACCCCAGTCATCGAGTTCGATCAAAACGCCGTTTCGCCGGTTCATCTGCTCTTCCAGGCGCTCCATCAACGCCTTCTTGTCGTCTTGTCCGACATCGGCGTCAATAATCACAATGTTTTCGTAATGGTTCATTTGTCCTCCTTTTGGCTGATAAAGCCCTGGTTTGTCGGAATTGGATTTTTTCCGCATCAGAGCAAGGAAAGAATCAATCACATATAAATCCCGTTATTAGACCCGTTTTTCCGCCATCTGTCAAGGATATTTTGCCCGGGAAAATCCAATGCCAACCCCCCCCCTGAAATTGGCAGCCATGTCAACCCTGTTGACGCTTCTTGTAAATTCTGTTATCTATCCTCAAACTGAACGTTTTTGCCGAACCTTCCAACTTTCAACTTAAAACCAGCCCAAGAAAATGCACATATCCCGTAGATCTTTTTTAAAACAGGCAGCCGCCGGCACCTTCGCATGCATGCTGCCATGGCTTGCGGCCCGGCCCGCCGCAGCAGGAATGCGCCGCCGCGGAATTTCAGGTGTTCTTTGCGTGCACAATATCCATACCGGAGAATCGCTTCGCATCCGGTATCTCGACGATCAGGGAAACTGGATTGCCGGGGCCCGGGAAAAATTGGACCAAATCTTTCGCTGTCACTACAACGGCACGGTCAAACCCATTGAGCCATCGTTGTATCTTTTAATCGATCGGATCCACACCCGCCTTGGGGCCGGCCGCCGGCCCGTCCAACTGATTTCGGGCTACCGGTCCCCGGAGTATAACCGCCTTCTGCGTTCCAGGAGCAGCGGAGTGGCCAAAAACAGCTATCATTTAAAGGCCATGGCCGCAGACATTCATATCAGCGGCATTAATGACCGACGCTTGTACCAAGCCGCCAGGGAAATAAAGGCCGGCGGGGCAGGCAGCTATTCCGAATTTGTGCATGTTGATGTGGGGCCAGTGCGCTTCTGGTAGAAAGTCCGGTTTCATCTCTTTTCCTCTTTTGTTTGCGTTCCGGCCGCCTTATTGTGAATCCAGGGCTTTTGCCAGCGCCTGGTCGAGTTCGTACACATCCTCCCGGTAATTGACAACGCCCTGCGGGCTGACCCAGAAGGTCCGGTAGACCAGGTGAACCGCAATCCGGTCGTGGACGCGCACAGCTGTGGTTTCCCCGCTTTCGATGATCTTTTCTATGCGTGACCGGTCCCATAACGGGTTGGTTTTTAGAATAAAAAGCGCCAGTTCCACGGGTTTTTCCACCCGGATGCAGCCGCTGCTAAACGCCCGCACCCGCCGCTGAAAAAGATGCTGTTCCGGGGTGTCGTGGAGATAAATGCTAAATCTGTTGGGAAAGATGAATTTGATTTGGCCCAGTGCGTTCCAGGGGCCGGGCTTCTGGCGCAGGCGCCCCGGGAAATTACGGATATAAACGTCTGACCAGTTGATGGCCTCCGGGCTCACACGGGTGTCATGGGACTGCCATCCGCTGAGGAGTTCAAAATGATTTTCGGCAAAATAGTCCGGGTTGTTTTTGATTTTGGGGAGCACCTTTTTTTCCAGAATCCCGGACGGCACGTTCCAGTAAGGATTGATCACCAAGCGCGCCATGTCCTTGCTCAAAATCGGGGTCATCTCGGTTTTTGTGCCTGCCATCACGCGCATTTTCAATACGCGGTCCTGATTTTCCCAGGCATTGAGTTCAAACCCGGCTGAATTGATGACAATGCGACGCTGGCGGAGTTTTCGGGGCAGCCACCGCCGGCGTTCCAGGTTGGCGCGAATGGTTTGCAGCCGGTCGTATAGGGGCCAGTTGAGCGCCGCCATGGTCTTTCTGCCCGCCACCCCGTCTGCACCAAGGCCGTGGCGCTTTTGAAATCCCATGAGGGCTTTTTCCAGTTCAGCATCAAAAACAGGCGACAGGCTGCTTTTCTCCGTTTTTTTAAGATCGCCTTCTGCGGCCAGGATTTGGCGCAGCTGCAAAACCCCGGGCGATTTGTCGCCCTTTTGAAGCACTTCTCCGTCGTCCATGCGCACCTGCGCACCGGATTTCATGCGCTTTTCAAGATGTGCAGCCCGGGCTGCGGCCGCCTTGTAACCGGCTCCGGCCGGGGCCAGTGCCTTTATGGCCTGGCGCACATCACCGGGTGTTTTCATATCCGCCAGAAAACCCAGGATTTTTTGGGTTTCATTTTTCTCCGGGTATTCAATCACCTCACTGGAATATACGGCAAGGGGATCGACTTTCCCGTGGGCCAAATGGTCTGCATATTTGAAAAACGCATGGGAAATCATGATGTCCATGGCCGCCAGGTTTCGTGCGGCAAAACGGTCGGGCTCCCGGGATGCCAGCCTTTTTTGCCACTCGGAAAGACATCCGTGATAATAGTCATCCGGCAGCAGTCCGTGGCGGCCGGCCTTGCCCGCGGCTTCTATGACCGCCCGGCCCGTATCCGAAAGCCCGTTTTCATCCACCCAGACCGGCTGGTATCCCCGGCCTTCATAAACCTGTGCAATTTCCTGCCGCACCGAAACCGGCGCACACCCGATCCAGAATCTGCGGGCTTGTGTGCCGGCACTCAAATAATTTTCCAGGTTCGCTGAAATCCTTGCGGCTCCGGATTCTGTAAACCCTGCAGTCAGGTGCATCACCAGAAAAACAACAAATGCTTTTGAAAGGTAACGGCTGATTGGTTTCATCGCGTCAGTATATTTGGCCTTGTGATAATCCATACCGGCCTGTGGAATAACCAGTTTTTCACCATGATATTGCCAGGAGATCGCTTTAACTAGCGCAGTATCATAGTTTAGCACAGGCACATCAGCAAGCAGATGTTTTTGATAGTGTTAAACATGGAAATCGGCCATGGCAAGAAAAAGCTTTTTACATCGCAGTAATGTGGTTTCCTTTCATTTTCCACTTTTCCAACAAAAAAAACCCGGCTGTTTTGCCGGGTTTTCAATGTGGTTAAAAATTGTGTTGTATTAAAAGAGGGGCAAATTTATAACTGCCTGATTTTACTGGTGGGCCGTGAAGGAATCGAACCTTCAACCTACTGATTAAGAGGTAGATGTGCTGTTTTTTATCCATCTGTTTTTATATATCTTTTCAATAGCAAAAAATGACAACGTCGTCAAGTGAAATTGTCGTCACAACGACCCGATCGCATCCTTTTTCCGATTCAGGGCCACGTGGGTATAAATCTGTGTGGTGCTCACTTCCTTGTGGCCCAAAAGCTCCTGAATGGTTCTGAGGTCCTTTCCTGCCTCGAGCATGTGTGTGGCAAACGAATGCCGGAACATGTGAGGCGTCACCCGCTTTTTGATTCCGGCGCGTTTCATGGCGCCCCAGAGGCCCCGCCGCATATCCGTGGCCTTTGCACCGGCATTTCTCAGTGATGGAAACAGGTGGTTAAAGCCGCAAAGCCTTCTGCATTCCACCTGGCCGGCCAGCATTTCATAAAGCTTATCCGCCATGGGCACCAGGCGTTCATAGCCGCCCTTGCCTTTGGCCCGGATGAACCTGCCGTCCAGGTTTATGTGCCGGGTCTCCAGGTCAAAGACTTCGTTCATCCGCAGCCCGGCATAATAGAGACACCCGATCATGGCCCGGTGAAACGGGTTGGCGTGCTTCAGAATCTTTTGGACCTCGGCCCTGGTGAGGGTGTCGGGCTCTGGCCGCCTATAGGGCAGCTTCTGTATTTTTACAGGCTCATCCACACACCTGTTGTTTTCATAAGCCCATTTCCACATGGCGGACAGGGTGAGCAATTCCAGGTTTATTTGCCGGTGGATTTTTCGGCCCTTGGTTTCTTCAAGGCGCTTGGTCTTGTAAGACCCCACGATGGTGTTATTGATGAAGTCGAAATGGTAGTTGCCGAAAAAGCCAAGGATCTGGCCGTATATCATTCTTTTTTTATCCCGGTAGGTGCGGGCGGACTGGTGCAGCCGGACGTGTTCCAGATAATCGGGCGCGATTTCATTGATCAGGTGGGAGTCCCGCGCGGTTTTGCCAAGCTGCTTTTTGGCCTTTACTTCTGCAATGCGGGCTTCTTCCTCTGATCCTTCAAACACGAAACGGATCCGCTTGCCCGTGCGGCCCTGGGAGATGTCGATCTGGAATTTTTTGTCTGCAATCTGCCGGATGGACATGGGATTATTTTTTAGCCCGGCGCTGCCGGTTTTGTAAGTGGTAAATCTTGCTGCGGACGATGTCGTCGATTTCCCGGGATGACCTTTTGGCCTGGCTGGACGCACCGATATTAAAATGCTCGATAATCATGTCGAGCTTCTTTTCAATCCGGTCAAGCTGTTGCTGGTCGCTGCTTTGTGACAAGGCCCATCACCGTTTTGTGATGGGCTGAAGGCAATTGAGTGTGGCAGTTCTTTTTATAATAAAAGGGATGCGCGCAGGTCAAGAAAAATTTAAGAGGCCGGGGTGTTCAGCCGTCTGAAACGTTTTGGGTGGCTGAGTATGGCCTCCCTTGTTTTCAAAGGATCAAAGGAATCATACCCGGCCTGATTAAGGGCGTCGGCAAGGTCCTGGAGCACGCCGCGTCCTACACCCGGCCAGCACAGGAGTTTTTTAAGGTTTTCAAGTTGGGACAAACCTTCCGGGTCGGCCAGCAGGTCTTCTCCCAGGCTTTTACGGATAGCCTTTTCCGTGCGGGCGGAGAGGTATTCGATAAAGGGGTAATAAAAGGCCTTTTCTCTGTAAATGCATTCCCGCTGGTAGATATGGCGGGCGTTCTGATAAATCATGCCGCTTTGGTGGGCAATTTCCACCCATGAAAGACCCTGCTGCCCCAGGCGGTAAATCTTTTCAGATAGTTTTCTTTTTTTTTCGGTTCGGTATCGGTCCATAATAAAATAGATGATTTAATGGGTATCGTGTCCCCCCGAATTACGTGTCCCCCGAATTAAGCAATTGAGTGTGGCATTTATTTTACAGTTCAACGGCCCTTGCTTTGTCAAGGGTATTGAGGCTTAAGGTTCCTTTTTTAAAATACTGTAAAATGTTCTGCTTACAGATACTTCTGAAGAATTTCACCCTTACGTTTCTCGCAGTTTTCCAAGATTTCTTTTGCCTCCTTAATGGCATCCTTGTGTTTTTGAATTTGCCTGATTAGAGTTTTCTGCGTCTCAAGATCACCGGGCAGTGGTATGGTGAACTGTTCATAAAAGGAAATCGGGACTCTTCTGTGGCCGCTGGAGCCCGTCATTTGGGCTTCAGCTTGTTTTCTAACTACCTCACGATTCAAAAAGGCAAATACATATTCAGGCAGGGCCCTATTTTGGTCTGTTCGAATTACATGAAATTCAGTACTACCAAAACCAATGCCTCTTGCCAGGCCCTTAGCAACTGCACATTTCCCATTTTCCATACAGGGGGTAATCTTGGCTATAATAATATCTTCTTCCCTGAAATAGGTGTAAGTGCCTTTTCTCAGGTCATTTAGCGGCCTGTCTTCTTTATGGGCGATAAAGCCTTTGCCAAGTGAGGACATTTCAACAAACGAGACTATTACTTCATCCCCGATGTCTGAGATTTCTTTCTTAGATGGATTGGTAACTGATATTTCCTCTATCTTTTTTATGAAATAACCTTTGTCGAGCCAATCCGATAAAATCTCTTCAATGCCTGCTTCTGCCCTACCAATCTCTTCTTGCGCTTGTTTTGCTTCTTTGTCTACTTCCTTGCATTCGGTGACAATTTGTCCTTGGACCTCGAAAGGAGGAAGAGGAATTTTGAAGTTCTTAATTGCCGTGGTATTCACTTCTTTATATTTGGTTCCTGAATCAACTAAATTTTGTATCTTTTCGGTGCAATAAGCAAGTACCTCATACAGATATTCATAGTGTATCTTATCGCCTTTACAAACAAAGTTTTTGAAACCTTGATTTGTAGCGGTCGGGACCTTATTAATCGATATTTCACCAATGGTTGCACGACTTGAAAACAAAACCGAATTCACTGGGAGAAGTTTTGCGCTACTATTCTCCAGACCTTCTTTCGTTATTTTTCTTTCTGTATCAGTTAAGTATTTTTTTTTAGTATCAACTAGAGATGCCCAACAGATATCGCCATTTTCCCAATAGGTAGATGTGCTTGTGTTTGGAGTACCGCCACTTACTATTTCAGCGATTTCATCAAGTTTTACCAACTCCCATTTGCTCTCAACCATAGAAGCCTTCTTTGGGGTTAAGCTAATGGCCTTATTGAATTCTTTGCGCGAAAAATCAAGCATGTCCGTCAACCAAGCTGTTGTAACATAATCGTTTAGTTCCTCTGGTATATGGACTGTTTCCCCGTTGAAGTTAGCGCGGATCAGGCTGTTTATTTTTTCTGGGTTTGATAAATTCCCCGGATCATAGAGTGGGGTCTGAATATTATCTAAATTAAGCAGATTTTCCAGCACTCTCTTGTCATCTTGCTCTAAGACCTCCTCGCCTTCTTCATCCTTTTCAATCGTGACGGTCTGGCCGCCTAAGTATTTTATCCCTTCGTTCCCTTTGGCGCTGCTCCATTCATAGCCAAGAAATTTTTTCATTTCTGCATTGCTGGATGGTGACCGCACTATCACAGTTTGGGTAGGGTTAAGACTTGTAAGAATAAAGTAATAGAGCTTTTCTTTTTCAATGTTTTGGATATAAGTTATGAATTTTCCTTCCATTTCATCCTGTTGGTCTTTTTTGCTTAAATTTTTGAAAGTTTTTTGTTTCTTTCTATATTTTGTTTCTGCAAAATTTTCAAAGTCTTTGCGATATGCCTTGAATACGTCCGTATCAAGAAGTGTTTTGTTGGGGTATCCTTTGAGCAGTGATTTATAATCATCTAGTTGATATTCTAAAAGGTTGCAATATTTGCGAAGAAAGTGTTCGTCTTTAAAAACTACGCTTTTATCATCATAACCACTAAACCAGCTTTCAATTCTGTTCTTGTAATGGAGGGCGGGAGCGGGGTCTTCTTTTCTGCGGTGTAAGAATAGGGTTATAGTGTGTGTGCCTGTTTTCCCGAACGTGCCGCTCCCAAACTCTGTAATTGCCACGATATCGAAGTATTTTAAAAGAATTTCCCGAGCAGTTACATAAATATTGCGTTTTTTCGCTGTAGCCCTGATGCTGCCCTTGGACAAAATGGAAATAGGCAGAATAATTCCTGCGACACCATCAGGCTTAAGTAATTGTTTTGCCCTTTCGAGAAAAAAAGTCTCTATACTGTTGTTACTGGCATAGCTCTTTTCATCAACGCACTTGGTTAATTCGAAGCGTTCCCTATCCGAGGGAGAAAGGGTTTCCAGAAAACCTTTGACACTATATGGCGGATTGGAAACAAGTAGTGAAAAACATGCATCCTTAGCTTTGTCGTTGTCTGATAGCGCGTCATTGTAGATTATGTCGATGTCATTTTGGCCGTACATAAATGCAGAGACTTTGGCTACTTTTGATAGACGGTATTCTTTTTCAACGCCTCTAACTGCAGCATAATAATTTTGAAGAGGATCGGTTTTTTTTTGTTTCACCACAGGAGCGATTCGCATTGCATATTCATTGAGGAAATGTCCAGCGCCGCAAGCATAATCTATGACATTAGGGGGCTGTTCATGCTCAATGATCAGTTTCTCAACAGGCAAGGATGAAAGAATGAACTTAACGATGGGCATTGGGGTGAAGAACTGCCCTTCACTTTGTTTAATTCCCTGGTCCAGAAAGCCTTCGAACATATCACCTAGAAACTGGTTCTGTTCATCTGTTTTTAGGTGGATGTCCTGAAGCATTCTTACGATTTTTAACAAGACCTCTGCATTCTGATAAAACAGCTTTTCATTATGCACGTCGATGAAGGCGAAATCATTATTGGTATAAAATTTTAATTCACGAAAGTATTGCTTGATCGTGTCCCGTGTAGCGTCTGGATCGTTTTTGAAGAAACGAAATGCATCGTCAATTGCAGCATTATCAATATAGGTAACCTCTTCACCTAAGAATTCTTTCATCCCCGCTTTATATAAGAGCTGAAGGCGATCCTGAAGGTCAAAATGGCTGTCATAGGCGATTCCCTTCCAGTAAAATTTAAGGTTGTCGGGATTGTTTGCTTCGTCAACAATTTTGCACAAGAAAAGATTTACCAGCTTATCAAAGGCATTTTCATGCCCAGATACGTTATGTTGCCTTAGTATGGTAGCAAATTCGTGGTATTTCCCCTGGATGTCATTACTGCTAATGGATTTCAGGTCTTTTAGTGAAAAATGGTGCTTCCCTATCTCATAGGCTGGTATGTCGTCTTCAAAAATACCTTTGGTGGCAAAGTCCTTGCTGTAGGTCTCTGCCCAAGCACGGAAGAGCTCATCCGCTCCTCCTGATTCTTTATAGGAAAGGGGTTGACTGTGCTTTTTTTCTTCCAGAAGTTTTTCGTTATCTTTTAGGGTGATTATATGGTTGGTAAAAAAGAGCTCTCCATCAATAAAATCAGCAGAGTATAGGCATATGAATTGTGTGCTTCTATCTTGTTGGACATAAGAGAATAATTGCCCTCCGTTCTGCAGGGTTTGCCTCCAAGCCCTTGCGTGTTCTCTCCCAGCGGTTTTGCATTCAATAATTAAAAGAGATTTGCCCTTGTTATCTTTGATAAGGATATCGGCACGCCCTCCGCTTGCTCCGTGGCCAACCTTCCATTTAGGTTCCAACTCCATGTGTTTAGGTTTATAACCCTTTGCCAGTAGGCGGTGTACGCATTCAAGAACAACGAAATTTTCATTGGCGCTGAAATTGCAGATTTGTCGGTCGGTTATAATTATGCCTTTATCCTCAGGATAGAAGATTTCTTCTTGCTCAAGGTCCACTCTAAGATATGCGTCGTGTTCAATAAAGTGTTTGATATAGCTTTGTTTTTTCTTGGTAAAACCAAGGTGCTTGAGCATCTGCACGAGGTTTTTCTGGGTTATCATTGGTTCTCCTTAGCTGATCTAAATTTCCACTTCTGTTACAATACATGAAAAAGTTTGATCACAATATTTTAAGCAAACATGCCGTTTGATCACTGCGGTTTTATATTTTTCAGCTTTCTAAGAATCAATTATTGATTCTTTCCAATGTTTTGTTATTTTTGCAAAATCTAAAGACGGTTTCTCCAGAAAAGACATCCCCTAACCTGAGCTGGGGAGAATGACGCATCCGGAGCCTATAAATTTTTTCAGCCTCTTTCCTTTTTTCTTCTGTTTTGTACGTGGGGGGCATCAGCGTTAAGTCAGTCCAATTACAAGATTAGGTTTTCTCTTCCTCTATTTGCCCCAATTTTTTGCCGTTTGCATCTTTCCAGCTTGTTAATCCATTGGAGTTGCCGCCACGGACAATGCTGGCCGCCGTGCTTGGGGAACCGAACTCAACATCTTTGGTGAAAACAAGATGATTATTCTGTTTTTCCAGGATCCCTTTCTCCATCAATTCTTCCCGTTTGGCTTTGAACCGGGTTGAAGATGGCCGGTGTTCGAGCACGGCTTTGGAGCCGGAAAAAACAACAAAGCCGCTGGATGTTCTTTTGCCTTTGGCTGTCAGGCCCTTTATTTTGCAATAAAGGATATCTTCTTCTTCCGTGGCCTTATCAACGGTTGCTTTGAAGCTGTTTACACCCAGTACAGGCAGGAGTTGAAGGCATTTTTCAAGGAATATATCCATATCTGCGCTGTCTGATTCCGGCAGCCTGGCCCCGCTGGTCTGTGAGTTAATCACTTTCGATGCCCCAATCTCCTGAGCCATTTCAATAAGTTTGCCCTCCAGGTATCGGGTATGGGCCTTGGTAAGGTTTTCATCCTTTGAAACAAAAACCACCACTGAATTCCAGAAATCCTTATTCGCGTGCCCCTTGATTCTGCCCGCCACTTTTTCGGCTTCGCCAATGTATATGGCATCGTCGCCTGTATCCGGGTCCACACCGGTGAGAAAATAAATTCCCGGATTTGCCAGTTCCTCTCTTTTCAGCAGGCTGGAAAACTCGGTTCTCGGGGCTGTGATGGCTTTGCCTGACCAGTTTGAGATTTCGGCGGTTCTTAGGCCGGTGGGACTGCCATGTGCCAGGAATATTTTAATGGTCGCTGCCTGCAATGTTTGGCCTTTGCCTTTCAAATCCATCCCCGGATTTAATTAAGTACACTGTCCCCAGAATTCCACGTTTTGCGCACCAGAGACTTCACCGATGATGCAGATGTTTTTGGTAATGTGATCCTTGAGGCTAATGAGTTGAATTAAGTATGCTGTCCCCAGAATTCACGGAATTCATTTAATGGGTATCGTGTCCCCCGAATTCTCCATACATCATTTTAGCTTTCGATCGCTAACAAAGCTAATCAGCCGCGCTGTTTTTTGCGTCGGCTGAATTAGCTTTGTTAGGGAACATAAGGGATAATTATTAGTCAGCT
This genomic window contains:
- the rpsR gene encoding 30S ribosomal protein S18, translated to MAVMNKRRFFHRRKVCRFCADSKLAIDYKDPGMLKYFITERGKIIPRRISGTCAKHQRHLATAIKRARKIALLPYVGTSDL
- the rpsF gene encoding 30S ribosomal protein S6, encoding MNHYENIVIIDADVGQDDKKALMERLEEQMNRRNGVLIELDDWGTRKLAYEIGKKRQGQYVRIDFCGNGEVVSAMERTLVHDQRVLRFMTIRLEENVDAESLKAAKEPQQAAAESPAETDTSEAEATQTPQAAAVPEEQAEPAAEEKE
- a CDS encoding YcbK family protein; translated protein: MRRRGISGVLCVHNIHTGESLRIRYLDDQGNWIAGAREKLDQIFRCHYNGTVKPIEPSLYLLIDRIHTRLGAGRRPVQLISGYRSPEYNRLLRSRSSGVAKNSYHLKAMAADIHISGINDRRLYQAAREIKAGGAGSYSEFVHVDVGPVRFW
- a CDS encoding L,D-transpeptidase family protein — encoded protein: MKPISRYLSKAFVVFLVMHLTAGFTESGAARISANLENYLSAGTQARRFWIGCAPVSVRQEIAQVYEGRGYQPVWVDENGLSDTGRAVIEAAGKAGRHGLLPDDYYHGCLSEWQKRLASREPDRFAARNLAAMDIMISHAFFKYADHLAHGKVDPLAVYSSEVIEYPEKNETQKILGFLADMKTPGDVRQAIKALAPAGAGYKAAAARAAHLEKRMKSGAQVRMDDGEVLQKGDKSPGVLQLRQILAAEGDLKKTEKSSLSPVFDAELEKALMGFQKRHGLGADGVAGRKTMAALNWPLYDRLQTIRANLERRRWLPRKLRQRRIVINSAGFELNAWENQDRVLKMRVMAGTKTEMTPILSKDMARLVINPYWNVPSGILEKKVLPKIKNNPDYFAENHFELLSGWQSHDTRVSPEAINWSDVYIRNFPGRLRQKPGPWNALGQIKFIFPNRFSIYLHDTPEQHLFQRRVRAFSSGCIRVEKPVELALFILKTNPLWDRSRIEKIIESGETTAVRVHDRIAVHLVYRTFWVSPQGVVNYREDVYELDQALAKALDSQ
- a CDS encoding tyrosine-type recombinase/integrase, yielding MSIRQIADKKFQIDISQGRTGKRIRFVFEGSEEEARIAEVKAKKQLGKTARDSHLINEIAPDYLEHVRLHQSARTYRDKKRMIYGQILGFFGNYHFDFINNTIVGSYKTKRLEETKGRKIHRQINLELLTLSAMWKWAYENNRCVDEPVKIQKLPYRRPEPDTLTRAEVQKILKHANPFHRAMIGCLYYAGLRMNEVFDLETRHINLDGRFIRAKGKGGYERLVPMADKLYEMLAGQVECRRLCGFNHLFPSLRNAGAKATDMRRGLWGAMKRAGIKKRVTPHMFRHSFATHMLEAGKDLRTIQELLGHKEVSTTQIYTHVALNRKKDAIGSL
- a CDS encoding restriction endonuclease subunit S, coding for MITQKNLVQMLKHLGFTKKKQSYIKHFIEHDAYLRVDLEQEEIFYPEDKGIIITDRQICNFSANENFVVLECVHRLLAKGYKPKHMELEPKWKVGHGASGGRADILIKDNKGKSLLIIECKTAGREHARAWRQTLQNGGQLFSYVQQDRSTQFICLYSADFIDGELFFTNHIITLKDNEKLLEEKKHSQPLSYKESGGADELFRAWAETYSKDFATKGIFEDDIPAYEIGKHHFSLKDLKSISSNDIQGKYHEFATILRQHNVSGHENAFDKLVNLFLCKIVDEANNPDNLKFYWKGIAYDSHFDLQDRLQLLYKAGMKEFLGEEVTYIDNAAIDDAFRFFKNDPDATRDTIKQYFRELKFYTNNDFAFIDVHNEKLFYQNAEVLLKIVRMLQDIHLKTDEQNQFLGDMFEGFLDQGIKQSEGQFFTPMPIVKFILSSLPVEKLIIEHEQPPNVIDYACGAGHFLNEYAMRIAPVVKQKKTDPLQNYYAAVRGVEKEYRLSKVAKVSAFMYGQNDIDIIYNDALSDNDKAKDACFSLLVSNPPYSVKGFLETLSPSDRERFELTKCVDEKSYASNNSIETFFLERAKQLLKPDGVAGIILPISILSKGSIRATAKKRNIYVTAREILLKYFDIVAITEFGSGTFGKTGTHTITLFLHRRKEDPAPALHYKNRIESWFSGYDDKSVVFKDEHFLRKYCNLLEYQLDDYKSLLKGYPNKTLLDTDVFKAYRKDFENFAETKYRKKQKTFKNLSKKDQQDEMEGKFITYIQNIEKEKLYYFILTSLNPTQTVIVRSPSSNAEMKKFLGYEWSSAKGNEGIKYLGGQTVTIEKDEEGEEVLEQDDKRVLENLLNLDNIQTPLYDPGNLSNPEKINSLIRANFNGETVHIPEELNDYVTTAWLTDMLDFSRKEFNKAISLTPKKASMVESKWELVKLDEIAEIVSGGTPNTSTSTYWENGDICWASLVDTKKKYLTDTERKITKEGLENSSAKLLPVNSVLFSSRATIGEISINKVPTATNQGFKNFVCKGDKIHYEYLYEVLAYCTEKIQNLVDSGTKYKEVNTTAIKNFKIPLPPFEVQGQIVTECKEVDKEAKQAQEEIGRAEAGIEEILSDWLDKGYFIKKIEEISVTNPSKKEISDIGDEVIVSFVEMSSLGKGFIAHKEDRPLNDLRKGTYTYFREEDIIIAKITPCMENGKCAVAKGLARGIGFGSTEFHVIRTDQNRALPEYVFAFLNREVVRKQAEAQMTGSSGHRRVPISFYEQFTIPLPGDLETQKTLIRQIQKHKDAIKEAKEILENCEKRKGEILQKYL
- a CDS encoding GIY-YIG nuclease family protein, producing the protein MKGKGQTLQAATIKIFLAHGSPTGLRTAEISNWSGKAITAPRTEFSSLLKREELANPGIYFLTGVDPDTGDDAIYIGEAEKVAGRIKGHANKDFWNSVVVFVSKDENLTKAHTRYLEGKLIEMAQEIGASKVINSQTSGARLPESDSADMDIFLEKCLQLLPVLGVNSFKATVDKATEEEDILYCKIKGLTAKGKRTSSGFVVFSGSKAVLEHRPSSTRFKAKREELMEKGILEKQNNHLVFTKDVEFGSPSTAASIVRGGNSNGLTSWKDANGKKLGQIEEEKT